The DNA sequence GCTTTACCTGCCTTAGGCTTCAAGACTGCCTCAtatttctgcaatttttttcttttcttggagaTGACTGGAGTGAACTCTCCCTCTTCCACTTCCACAGTATGGACACATGCAGAACTCACTTCATCTAAGGGTATAAATTCTTGTTCTGTTCCTGGCAAAAATTTTTGAAAACCTGGAGGCACACTAAGCGAGGAGGATGTATGTACTTCTTCTACTCTTTGCACTTGTGCTACTACCTCCTGAATCCCAATGGGGTCTGCTTCTGAACCCGTGTTGCCTGCTCTAAGGCGTTGTGGTCAGAGACATGGGCAAAGGAGCACACATCCTGCATGGAGGGTAATGGTTCAATGCTTGGGATTACACCCGGCATTGAAATCAATGCTGGGACTGCAGGGGAATCCTTCGCAACAGTTTTCCCTGGCTCAGAATGTTGTGCAGATTGAGAACAAAAAGAGGCTTGGCTAGAGGCACGGGGCGTGCTCTTATGTGATCTCGCTTTGCCGCATTTGCGAGCAGTCTGCTCTGTTGACCATCCTCGTGTACTTGGGACAGCAATACCAACCTTCGGATTAACCTGACAAGAGGAAGCCACATGACCGACAATCCCACACTTACTGCAAACAACTGGCACTGATTCAAATTCAACTCCAACTATTACCACTTCACCATTAGCTCTAGGTATTCTGAGCTTATCCGGAGGTGATTGAAAGAAGTCTACATCAACTAGGATTCTGGCATACAAACCAACAGTAGAGTTCTTTGTATGGGGATGAAGTTTCAAAGGCGTACCAATTCCTGAAGCAATTTCAAAAAGGGTTTGCTGATCCCAGAATGCAAAATTCAAATCCCACAAACGAATCCATACTTGGGCAAAGGAGTTTTTGTATGTTAATGGTGAGAATTCAGGTGACCACTTGATTAAACGAAGCATTCCAGAGTTGAGACACACATAACCCAATGACAAGACCCGTTGCATGTCAGTCAAGGTGTTAAACTAAAGCATGAAAAAACCATGTCTAAGTGATGCTACAGTCTAGGGATTGAGATTAGACCAATGCGATTTCAATTGCTGAACCAGTTCTGGAGTCTTGGTCGGTACGGTGACACGACCAATCAGGTTGGTCTTGCAGCGatcaagtccccgaagaaatgGCTCTTCTGAAATACGGACGAAGACCAAGCCATCTTCAGTGAAGGGTGCTGGCAGATCAGCGATTGCAAAAGGGAGCGAGGAATCAGCTGCAAGGACGGCTGCATACGAGGGCTTTGGGGTTATGGGGCTGCCGACCGCCATGGATAGAGGCGGACgacttagggttt is a window from the Rosa chinensis cultivar Old Blush chromosome 2, RchiOBHm-V2, whole genome shotgun sequence genome containing:
- the LOC121051973 gene encoding uncharacterized protein LOC121051973 codes for the protein MQRVLSLGYVCLNSGMLRLIKWSPEFSPLTYKNSFAQVWIRLWDLNFAFWDQQTLFEIASGIGTPLKLHPHTKNSTVGLYARILVDVDFFQSPPDKLRIPRANGEVVIVGVEFESVPVVCSKCGIVGHVASSCQVNPKVGIAVPSTRGWSTEQTARKCGKARSHKSTPRASSQASFCSQSAQHSEPGKTVAKDSPAVPALISMPGVIPSIEPLPSMQDVCSFAHVSDHNALEQATRVQKQTPLGFRR